A genomic region of Homalodisca vitripennis isolate AUS2020 chromosome 5, UT_GWSS_2.1, whole genome shotgun sequence contains the following coding sequences:
- the LOC124363244 gene encoding uncharacterized protein LOC124363244 — MSCKFRVEDLVIVKLRGHPAWPALVNKIEEKGKSYTINVIFYGSKEHGKCRPSELSNYEENKHKILNGKKITNETLVVAVKEIEEELRSRNKFKTRKSMEKVHNSPKPNVSMNLSSSFTSIYELNNTKKSSTEELVANKKDVGVNTPDFLDIHFQLNALTDKCIQLEKELSEEKQTTAKLREKQLLTKMAENEDFHTKILKQELKSAKCEILNLKTTVELLQSDNKNLLLDVEKQSKNQCLTCFPSLSNKNKTENEIGKKYKLKPNPTAVQVPQPEKGQLLIFADSHGKGLSHLIQAKTSVSVSACVRPGARLNRVVEEANSMCKNFTKKDCVLVIGGANNVEVMGEKRIVEELKTVTNYLSHTNLVLGSFPMRHDKPSLDLKVSQINLEIRNLVKNSSTNVQLLPLDDLPRHYFTAHGLHLNKKGKVSVSDMVHNLLLNIKNDFCSTATTSNPPQVIENEPKFNNPPQVVENEPKIDLTHTTTPNSTLNSLLSSTPYFTNNQQEGTIVVQEKHMSLAIYENQKDNTVGFAHCISADFHLGAGVAVVFKNKFGKPETSNLVDSRLTLQKIDDGAVVYGLVTKAIYHKKPTAADYISAFNQMTKDFKERGLKRLICSPLGCVRDCLPPDLFIHKLVEFRLTTNAQVFVITHNEQPYGVLRNGLSHEKFVSCLRQLILSSLSQELKPPPSTPDLNSCLSLSQPSTSFNERKDGSTDVPNMMEIRSFPSLPASAAVNRSSDQQVRDVETGDSLNMEDDALNMPQETSESVVGFRKSVLNISCEVGELSDIDPLLGSSTPEAAMSSVHRKNFLEKELIKNNVG; from the coding sequence ATGAGTTGTAAGTTTAGAGTTGAAGACTTAGTTATTGTCAAGTTGAGAGGACATCCTGCTTGGCCTGcattagttaataaaatagaagaaaaagGCAAATCCTAcacaattaatgtaattttttatggatCCAAAGAACATGGAAAGTGTAGGCCTAGTGAACTAAGTAACTATGAggagaataaacataaaattcttaATGGAAAGAAAATTACCAATGAAACTCTTGTTGTAGCGGTAAAAGAAATTGAAGAAGAACTCAggtcaagaaataaatttaaaactagaaaatcTATGGAAAAGGTACATAATTCTCCTAAACCAAACGTATCTATGAACCTATCATCAAGCTTTACATCTATTTATGAACTCAATAATACTAAGAAATCCTCCACAGAAGAACTTGTAGCAAACAAGAAAGATGTTGGGGTTAACACTCCAGATTTTTTGGACATACACTTTCAACTAAATGCACTGACGGATAAATGTATACAGTTAGAAAAGGAATTGTCAgaagaaaaacaaacaacagcaaaactgAGAGAAAAGCAATTACTTACTAAAATGGCCGAAAATGAGGACTTCCACACAAAAATACTCAAACAAGAACTAAAATCCGCAAAATGTGAAATATTGAACTTAAAAACTACAGTTGAGTTGCTTCAGTCTGATAACAAAAACTTATTACTTGACGTTGAAAAACAAAGCAAGAACCAATGTTTAACCTGTTTTCCATCTttgtcaaacaaaaataaaaccgaaaatgaaattggaaaaaaatacaaattaaaaccaaaCCCAACAGCTGTACAGGTACCCCAACCTGAAAAAGGTCAACTTCTAATATTTGCGGATAGCCATGGAAAAGGGCTCAGTCATCTCATACAGGCAAAGACCTCAGTTAGTGTTTCTGCCTGTGTTCGCCCAGGTGCAAGACTCAATAGAGTTGTTGAGGAAGCAAATTCAATGtgtaaaaactttacaaaaaaagattgtgtCCTAGTAATTGGTGGAGCAAACAATGTAGAAGTAATGGGTGAAAAGCGTATTGTAGAAGAACTTAAAACTGTCACCAACTACCTTAGCCACACGAACTTGGTACTGGGTAGTTTTCCCATGAGACATGACAAGCCGAGCCTAGACCTAAAAGTTTCACAAATAAACTTGGAAATAAGAAACCTAGTAAAGAATTCCTCCACTAACGTGCAGCTTTTGCCCCTCGATGATCTTCCACGCCACTATTTCACTGCTCATGgcctacatttaaataaaaagggaAAAGTTAGCGTATCTGACATGGTTCACAActtacttttaaacattaaaaatgatttctgTTCAACCGCAACCACTTCAAATCCACCTCAAGtaattgaaaatgaacctaaatTTAATAATCCACCTCAAGTAGTCGAGAATGAACCAAAAATTGATTTAACTCACACAACCACTCCAAACAGTACTCTAAATTCTTTGCTTTCATCAACACCTTATTTTACCAACAACCAACAAGAAGGTACTATAGTAGTACAAGAAAAACATATGAGTCTTGCCATCTACGAAAACCAAAAAGACAACACAGTAGGTTTTGCCCACTGCATCTCGGCAGATTTTCATTTGGGTGCAGGTGTTGCAGTTGTTTTCAAGAACAAGTTTGGAAAACCTGAAACATCAAATCTGGTCGACAGTCGGCTCACTCTACAAAAGATTGATGATGGAGCTGTTGTGTACGGACTTGTAACTAAAGCTATATATCACAAAAAGCCTACAGCAGCTGACTACATCTCCGCATTTAACCAAATGACCAAAGACTTCAAAGAGAGAGGACTTAAGAGACTTATATGCTCGCCTTTGGGTTGTGTTAGGGACTGCCTGCCTCCTGATCTTTTTATTCACAAGCTTGTTGAATTTCGTCTGACAACCAATGCACAAGTTTTTGTTATCACTCATAATGAACAACCATATGGGGTGCTGCGAAACGGACTATCACATGAGAAGTTTGTGAGTTGTTTACGCCAGCTAATTTTGTCTTCTTTAAGTCAAGAGCTAAAACCTCCACCGTCAACACCTGACCTAAACAGCTGTTTGTCTCTCTCACAACCTTCAACGTCTTTTAATGAGAGGAAAGATGGCTCGACAGATGTTCCTAACATGATGGAGATAAGGTCTTTTCCATCACTGCCTGCATCTGCCGCTGTAAACCGCAGCAGTGACCAGCAAGTTAGGGATGTGGAAACTGGTGACAGCTTGAATATGGAGGATGATGCCCTGAATATGCCTCAAGAGACAAGTGAAAGTGTTGTTGGTTTCAGGAAGTCAGTGCTCAATATTTCATGTGAGGTTGGTGAATTGAGTGATATTGACCCTTTACTTGGCTCTTCTACACCTGAAGCAGCGATGTCAAGTGTACATCggaaaaattttttagaaaaggaATTGATCAAAAACAATGTAGGTTAA